DNA sequence from the Coturnix japonica isolate 7356 chromosome 3, Coturnix japonica 2.1, whole genome shotgun sequence genome:
GTGCGGAGAGGATGTAGTCAGGCTCTGCTCAATGGTGTCCAGTGCCAGTAATGAGTATGAACTTGAACACCAGAGGTTTCCTGTGAACATACTGTGAATGTAGCATATCTATACTTTAGTAcagcctttgacactgtctcccacagcattCTCCCAGAGAAGGTGGTTGGTCCTTGTGGACATGGCTTTGATAGTACAATCTTTGCTGGATAAAgaactgcctgcagtgctgagtgcagAAAGTGGTGCTGcatggagttaaatccagctgacAGCTGGTCACGAGTGCATCCTTAATAAGTCTAGAAATGAtgccaagctgggaggaagtgttgacctgcctgggggtaggaaggcATTTCAGTGAGTCCTGGATAAACCATATtgatgggctgaggccaattgTATAAAGTTCAAGTAGACAAAATTCCAGATCTTGAACTTTGGTCACATCAACCCCAAGCAACGCTACAGGtctggggcagagtggctggaagactgtgtggaagaaatggatcCAGGGATGCAGTTGATCTTGGCTGAACCATAAGcctgcagtgtgcccaggtgcCCAGGGCTGATGGTTGATGGTTTGACTTAATGATCTTACAGTTCTTTTAAGccttaatgattcagtgatCCTAACATTACTATTCAGGTAACTGAGCgctgacacaggttgcccaaaaaGCCTGTGGAGTCCCCTTTgtggagatcttcaaaagccatcTGTAGATCACACCAGGCGAGTAGGTCCAAGTGTTCCTGCATGAGGAAGGGGATTGGACCAGACGACTTCCACAGGTCCCTGTCACTGTCAGTGATCCCATGATTGTGTGATTTGAAATTCCCAATCAATCCAATGAGATCAAAGTTACAAAAGGGCATTATCACTTAGCAAAATATTCCCTGTGTATGAGTCATTTGGGTATCGGCATTCAGATTTCAGCACTCGGGGTATATCAATGCTGTGCTTGTACTAGGGGTGAAAATCTATCAGTAAGGCTAAACGACATGCAGAGCTCATGACTTTTATTTCAAAGACCAGATTATTGACCTCCGGACTATTATTACTGGACAATGAAGGATTGTCACCCAGCCACACAGGTTTAGCAAACATTTGACTGACTCTGTACTATACTGGTAACTCATTAACAAGCACAGGGAAAGAGAGCAAACTAGTCACCAAGCACAACACCCTTTGCTGGAATAGAGGTTTATACGGACTAATTTTTcttatagtttttattttttcttttctttttctttttttttttcaagaagacAGAAATCCGGAGTTTGCAATTGCTCTTGTCTCTTTTGTAGCTAACACTCAGCTGAATAGAGATGGACTGGAGCAGCTGCACTACCATGGGTTTAGTGTTCATCCTGACGTTTTTGTTCATTATGAAAATTGGAGGTGTCTGGAGTAACCACCGGAGAAAGAACTTTCCACCAGGACCAAGGGCATTACCCATCATTGGAAACCTTCATCTGTTTGATTTGAAGAGACCCTACAGGACTTACTTACAGGTAGTCATTATCTTTTatgttggactcaatgatccctgTAGATCGCTTCCAGgatattctattctattctattctattctattctattctattctattctattctattctattctattctattctattctattctattctatcctatcctatcctatcctatcctatcctatcctatcctatcctatcctattcttcaggatattctatgatccCATTGTTCTCATAATTACATGTAATTGCACAGTCAGAGATGTCAGAGAATTTCCCTTACCTCATTTGATATGTTACCTCACAGATGACCCATAGTGAGGACAGGAGGTGATCATTTGAGCAGTTATTTGAATGCAGCAAGGTTTGTTCTTTGCTATAATAactcctttctctgcagcttcatGCATTTGGGTTTCAGCATCAAGCAGTTCTCACAGTAATAACAAGTGCTCATAATTCCCTCCATCTTCCACTGGTTGTGTGGGTTATGTAACCACAGCCTACTGCCTCACACACTTAGCAGCCtctctcatcttcctttcttcctttcctcccaaAAGATTAAGACAACTATATACTTCTAATTTTCAGGTCCTGTGGTTGCCAGAATATACAGAAAAGATCTAAACAAACTAAAGTAACAAATTGTACTTACATATCTGCATGAATGTCACAATCATGGATTGAAAGAACACTCAGATGCAGTTTTGGAAAATTATGAGTAGATATCCCATGCAATCTAACTTGCGTGGCAAAAGCAGGTCAACAAAAACAGTATATCTTTGCTGTAATTGCTGTGTCTATTCTATCAGAGAATGCTGATCCCCCAACTTCAGCTCAGCACAAGGCTTGGAATTCACACATATTCTGTGCATAAAGACAACTGGAAACCATACATTCATCTTCAGCACCAACACTGCAAGTGGTAGAAGGCTGTTGGTGAGGAACACCCTCTGTAAAGATCAAATTCTGCTGCAGATACAAGAGTCTGGGATGACAATACCCCCACCCAAGGCCTTAATTCAGACAGATGTCACTGCTGCTACATCATTTTGTACAAGTACACTTACTTATTGGCTGCTGATGGCTTTGACTGCCAGTGCTAAATGCTTACCTTCAGATTCCCTGTACAAACACTCTAGAAAGGAATTTAGTCATGCAAACAACCCCATATTGTTAGGAGGACCAAAAacattaagtaaaaataaaccaagCTAATTGGTATCAGCTCAGGCAAAACTacttatgaaaacattttcataactTACAGACAAGGCAGGTAAataagcagcactgaaaaagtGGTCAATTTGTCTGTAGGCTGCAAAAGTTGTAAGTCACTGTTAACTTCTTCTGACAGCTGTCAAAAGAATATGGTCCTGTCTTCAGCGTCCAGATGGGGCAGAGGAAAATAGTGGTGATCTCTGGGTATGAGACGGTGAAGGAAGCTCTCATTAACCAGGCAGATGCGTTTGCAGAGAGACCTAAAATCCCAATCTTTGAAGATCTGACCAGAGGAAATGGTGAGttggtttcctttttcctaaTCAAAAAACTTTGTTTCATACTTAAAAAGCAGAGGACATCATGTCACTTAGAATCAGAGAAAATACAAGGCACTGGAAATACAGAGTCATAACctcattgacttcagtggattTATTCCAATTTTGAaccaaattttgtttttctttctttttttgaagcCTGAACAAATTTagggaaacatttatttcctcgGTCAGATAGAATTTAACCTGTTTCCAAACTTACTGCTACTGCTGTCATGTCTGCAAACTGGTTAGTCTAAATCTGCCACTGCCCTGGAATCTCCTCTTTGTGTCAGGGATTGTTTTTGCTCATGGTGAAAACTGGAAAGTGATGCGAAGATTTACTCTCACAACCTTACGAGACTTCGGGATGGGGAAAAGAGCCATTGAGGACTGCATTGTGGAGGAGTATGGCTATCTGATAGACAACATCGGGTCACAAAAAGGTGGGTAGATGAGACATTCTTCAGTTCTCTAAGGTCTTGTCcgaattatcatagaatcacagaatggtttgggttggaagggacctttaagatcatccagttccaaccgtcctgctgcaggaagggacacccactagatcagatttcacacagccccatccagcccaggtACCCTGTGGCTTGACAATAACCTTCTCAGGTTCTTTAGCTGATTACTTTGGGCTAAATCAGTTTGATTAATTTGGATCCtctggcttttttctttgttgattTGGTGTGATTATCTCACCATAAACGCTAATcactaataataaaaagaaataaatagtaataattagTGCTTAACTTATGTAGTCTCTTCCCACAATGTAATGTGTTCTTTTGTTCATCGTGTAGGAAAACCCTTTGATGCTAGTAAAATGATTAATGCAGCAGTTGCTAACATTATTGTATCAATATTACTCGGAAAACGATTTGACTACAAAGACTCAAGATTTGTAAGGCTTCAGCATCTGACCAATGAAAGCATGAGGCTTGCAGGAAAACCTTTGGTTACGGTAATGTTAAACCTTTTTATGTTGCTCTTCTATAGTGGAAATTATGCCGATAGTTCATTGACGatattaaacaaagaaaagactAAGATATTGAGAGATAATAATTTTACAATCACTTTGGGACAAAACAAAGCTTACAAGGCAATCAGGTCATCATGAAGCCAACAGCCAAATCTTTAACCTCATAACAACTTAGAGTTAGATGAGGGTTAAATCTGGACTGAAAAGATAACTGTAGTACTCCTTGAATATTTGCTGTTTCCCTGTATTCATTGTGAATTTGTCTTATCATGTTCTAACTAACAAAATATTAATGTGaagttttgctctttgtatctgaaaAGGGGACATGATATTATTCATTTGTTCCTGTAAATGCATTTAGACTTCTGGCAGCTAAATGCTAACATCTTTCACTCTTGTAGATGTATAACATCTTCCCATACCTTGGATTCCTCCTGAGGGCCAACAAGACCCTTCTCAAAAACAGAGATGAATTCCATGCTTATGTAAAAGTTACTTTTCTAGAGAACCTCAAAACTCTGGACAAAAATGATCAAAGAAGTTTCATTGATGCTTTCCTTGTTAAACAGCAGGAGGTAACtgaatcttttttcttcaaacttcAATGCTTTTGTGAAGTCGTTCACCATTTCCTTTGAGTCCTAATAACCATAGCTTGCTTTCTTCGGCTATTTATCTTCAACCAAACAGGGCTGAGGAATCAGTGGGTATAAATGGATATTTCACTCTGAATGAATGCATGTCACTCTGTTGCAGTTCTGACCCCTTTCAATCAGCAAAAGTTTCCTTCTTTAAGCTTTTCTCCAGACTAGTTGGGTATCTTTATTAAGGCTACAACTTTCCATATACTCTGTCCGAGTCCTCCTGACTCCTCCAAAAACATAATGCATTACAGAGCAAAAGATCTCCCTGGGCTCTACTGGGATCCTCATTTGGTGGCTGTGATTCATCTTAGTTACCTTTTACATTGATAAACCAACTCTCTTTGAAGCTGGCCTCAATATGGGCAAGAGttatgcaaaacaaaacctctgaCAACAGCTGCCTGGGTATAAGCCCAAAGCTCTTTGTCTTTTATATTAAATAGAGAATTTATTAGCAAATATTTCGCTGTCTGTATTGCATTTTTCATGGAAAGCTTTAAGTTTCCAACCTTCTACCTCATCCACTTCTTTCAGGAGAAATCCGCTACCAATGGGTATTTCCATAATGGCAACCTGCTAAGCTTGGTGAGCAATTTGTTCACTGCTGGCGTTGAGACCATTTCCACCACACTAAACTGGAGCCTGCTGCTGATGCTAAAGTACCCTGAAATTCAGAGTAAGTGGCTTTACAACAGATGC
Encoded proteins:
- the LOC107312449 gene encoding cytochrome P450 2K6-like — protein: MDWSSCTTMGLVFILTFLFIMKIGGVWSNHRRKNFPPGPRALPIIGNLHLFDLKRPYRTYLQLSKEYGPVFSVQMGQRKIVVISGYETVKEALINQADAFAERPKIPIFEDLTRGNGIVFAHGENWKVMRRFTLTTLRDFGMGKRAIEDCIVEEYGYLIDNIGSQKGKPFDASKMINAAVANIIVSILLGKRFDYKDSRFVRLQHLTNESMRLAGKPLVTMYNIFPYLGFLLRANKTLLKNRDEFHAYVKVTFLENLKTLDKNDQRSFIDAFLVKQQEEKSATNGYFHNGNLLSLVSNLFTAGVETISTTLNWSLLLMLKYPEIQRKVQEEIEQVIGSNPPHTEHRTQMPYTDAVIHEVQRFANILPLDLPHETAQDVILKDYFIPKGTYIIPLLTSVLRDKSQWEKPDTFYPEHFLDSKGKFVKKDAFMPFSAGRRICAGETLAKMELFLFFTSLLQRFTFQPPPGVSPSDLDLSPAISFNVVPKPYKICAVARS